In Streptobacillus ratti, the DNA window TTCTTTCTTCTATATATGTTAAATTAATAATATTCCTTATATTATTCTTATTCTTCCTCTTCTTATCTATCTCATATCTTTGTGGCTTTATATATGATACATAGCAATTATCATTTAAATACTTTAAATTAGCATAACTCTCATATCCTGCATCTGCTACTACATTCCTAAATCTATATCCATTATCTTCAAGTCTTTTAATAAAGAAAGGTAATGTCTTAAAATCTGTAGGATTTTGAAATATATTAAAATCTATTATGTAATTACTATTAACTGCTAATTGTACAATGTTGCATTTTTATCTGTCTTAGAATAACTATTCCTATTACCAAGTATCTCAAAATGTTTTAAATATTCTTCTTGTTTACCTAATATATTTATTAAT includes these proteins:
- a CDS encoding transposase — its product is MVQLAVNSNYIIDFNIFQNPTDFKTLPFFIKRLEDNGYRFRNVVADAGYESYANLKYLNDNCYVSYIKPQRYEIDKKRKNKNNIRNIINLTYIEER